In one Cystobacter fuscus DSM 2262 genomic region, the following are encoded:
- a CDS encoding ATP-binding protein, translating into MTPSYLSHFGLSLASFSKEIADTDLWLPSSKAALVEELCEALRQRVVLTGEPGVGKTCVLRALRHRLPHGGFRLTYCHNATLGRRDFYRQLCLALGLKPSATAAAVFYAVATHVEQLGLERTHPVFLIEARLAHDLRSNHAGPTSRTTQPTLRSLAPLLE; encoded by the coding sequence ATGACGCCCTCCTACCTCTCCCACTTCGGCCTTTCTCTGGCCTCCTTCTCCAAGGAGATTGCCGATACTGACCTCTGGCTGCCTTCCTCCAAGGCCGCCCTGGTGGAGGAGCTGTGCGAGGCCCTGCGCCAGCGCGTGGTGCTCACCGGTGAGCCGGGCGTGGGCAAAACCTGCGTGCTGCGCGCGCTGCGCCACCGGCTGCCCCACGGCGGCTTCCGCCTCACCTACTGCCACAACGCCACCCTGGGCCGGCGCGACTTCTACCGCCAGCTGTGCCTGGCATTGGGACTCAAGCCCTCGGCCACCGCGGCGGCCGTCTTCTACGCCGTGGCCACCCACGTGGAGCAGCTGGGCCTGGAGCGCACCCACCCCGTGTTTCTCATTGAGGCGAGGCTTGCGCATGACCTCAGAAGTAATCACGCAGGTCCTACTTCTCGCACCACTCAGCCTACACTTCGCTCCCTTGCTCCCCTGCTAGAATGA
- a CDS encoding cytochrome P450 yields MHQRLNLMSPEIRANPYPAYAEFRRTTPVAQVDPGGLWAVSRYEDVLHIFKNPKLYSSEGLRLAADPPWFGRSNPISDSLIFMDDPKVHGRMRGLVNRAFGPSALSRLEPSIRATAEQLTTRVLDRRDVDFVADFALPLPASVIGALLGLDPALHSRFKQWADDIMAISATQPGDTAMLEQCRRTVAEMEQYLGQVLEHRRQTPGDDMVSDLLRSRVDGEALTAKELLGFLFLLLIAGLETTVHLLGHSARILAEHPAVLRQLRGDRSLIPRFIEEVLRFEPPVHGTIRLCTQDVTLAGVSLPRGSPLLVLQGSALRDEHYCADADRFSLERKGPQNLAFGHGMHFCLGAALARVEARVALEALLARCGTVSLRPEPVEWNFAMTVRGMRNLPLEVLPA; encoded by the coding sequence ATGCACCAGCGCTTGAACCTCATGTCGCCCGAGATCCGGGCCAATCCATACCCTGCCTACGCGGAGTTTCGCCGCACCACTCCAGTGGCCCAGGTGGACCCGGGCGGGCTGTGGGCCGTGAGCCGGTATGAGGATGTCCTGCACATCTTCAAGAACCCGAAGCTCTACTCGTCCGAGGGGCTGCGGCTGGCGGCGGATCCTCCCTGGTTCGGGCGCTCCAATCCCATCTCCGACTCGCTGATCTTCATGGATGATCCGAAGGTGCATGGCCGGATGCGAGGCCTGGTCAATCGCGCGTTCGGTCCCTCCGCATTGAGCCGGCTCGAGCCGAGCATCCGAGCCACCGCCGAGCAACTCACCACCCGCGTCCTCGACCGCCGCGATGTGGACTTCGTCGCGGACTTCGCCCTGCCGCTGCCCGCCAGTGTCATCGGGGCGCTGCTGGGCCTGGATCCGGCGCTCCACTCGCGCTTCAAGCAGTGGGCGGACGACATCATGGCCATCAGCGCCACCCAGCCGGGAGACACCGCGATGCTGGAGCAGTGCCGGCGCACGGTGGCGGAGATGGAGCAGTACCTGGGCCAGGTGCTGGAGCACCGCCGTCAGACGCCGGGCGATGACATGGTGAGCGACTTGCTGCGGTCCCGAGTGGACGGCGAGGCGCTCACGGCCAAGGAGCTGCTGGGTTTTCTCTTCCTGCTGCTGATCGCGGGGTTGGAGACCACCGTGCACCTGCTGGGGCACTCCGCGCGCATCCTCGCCGAGCATCCGGCCGTGCTGAGGCAACTGCGTGGGGACCGCTCCCTCATTCCGCGGTTCATCGAGGAGGTGCTCCGCTTCGAGCCCCCGGTGCATGGCACCATCCGCCTCTGCACCCAGGACGTGACGCTGGCGGGCGTCTCGCTGCCACGCGGCAGCCCGCTGCTGGTGCTGCAGGGCTCGGCCCTGCGAGACGAGCACTACTGCGCGGACGCGGACCGATTCAGCCTGGAGCGCAAGGGGCCGCAGAACCTGGCCTTCGGGCATGGCATGCACTTCTGCCTGGGCGCGGCCCTGGCCCGGGTCGAGGCGCGCGTGGCCCTGGAGGCCCTGCTCGCGCGGTGCGGCACCGTGTCCCTCCGCCCGGAGCCCGTCGAGTGGAACTTCGCGATGACGGTCCGGGGGATGCGGAATCTGCCGCTCGAGGTGCTCCCCGCCTGA
- a CDS encoding ankyrin repeat domain-containing protein — translation MTATVLVIQNVRSSDGITPLRSSVEDGNLDMASLLLGAGATRTINDWGGLLGFTALGIAIWQLDIPMMKLLLDAGADPEAPDDFRGPTRERLPPRDESNSQAWDAAFELLGGAKGRNP, via the coding sequence ATGACGGCCACGGTCCTCGTGATACAGAACGTGCGCAGCAGCGACGGAATCACGCCGCTGCGGTCGTCCGTCGAGGATGGCAATCTAGACATGGCCTCGCTCCTCCTGGGCGCGGGGGCCACCAGGACAATCAACGACTGGGGCGGGCTACTCGGATTCACGGCGCTCGGGATTGCGATATGGCAGCTGGATATCCCGATGATGAAGCTGCTTCTCGACGCGGGCGCCGATCCAGAGGCCCCGGACGATTTTCGCGGGCCCACCCGCGAACGCCTTCCGCCGCGTGATGAGTCCAATTCCCAAGCATGGGACGCCGCGTTCGAGCTGCTCGGAGGCGCGAAGGGCCGCAACCCGTAG
- a CDS encoding nuclear transport factor 2 family protein codes for MLEFRAAVEAGDFAALGDLLADDVVFRSPVAFRPYEGRAIVAAILRGVGRVFTHFRYVRERGPRRPPPRRALHDRDALALPVAAPSRRG; via the coding sequence ATGCTCGAGTTCCGTGCCGCCGTCGAGGCGGGTGACTTCGCCGCCCTCGGCGACCTGCTCGCCGACGACGTCGTGTTCCGCAGCCCCGTCGCGTTCCGCCCGTACGAGGGTCGCGCCATCGTGGCCGCGATCCTGCGCGGGGTCGGCCGGGTCTTCACCCACTTCCGCTACGTGCGCGAGCGAGGCCCGCGGAGGCCCCCTCCGCGACGTGCTCTTCATGACCGCGACGCGCTCGCTCTACCGGTTGCCGCTCCATCGCGAAGGGGTTGA
- a CDS encoding trifunctional serine/threonine-protein kinase/ATP-binding protein/sensor histidine kinase, whose product MLHLPGYTLRGAIKPTSTNLLFHAVRDADGLPLILKTPVATFLGPREFERYRREFSILQRIRDVRGVTRVHACERFQERPVLLLEAVEGTPLSELTGRPFEVARALDLALSLTATLAEIHRRGVIHKDLKPSNIIVTPSGDTWLIDFGTATLQLVEHVDAAPVSLIEGTLAYMSPEQTGRMNRPVDYRTDLYSLGVTLYELLTGSRPFHGHDALEWFHAHMAQAPQPPLERVPELPPVLSAIVLKLLAKVAEERYQSADGLVADLERCRDNLRRGAHEDFPLGVHDYPIHFQLPQRLYGRGAEAAALRQGLERVARNGRPELLLVHGYSGSGKSALVNELHKPVVRQRGFFLGGKFEQFQQDIPYATLAQAIRGLTQQLLASTDEELARWSKHLNEAWEGQGQVLVDVMPRLGLVVGEQPPVQELPPSEAQHRFHRVFRTFLGVFATPEHPLVLFMDDLQWADLASLQFLHHLLCHPETPPVLLIGAYRDNEVGPAHPLTTTLEGMRKAGARVTALQLGPLSLDEVRQLVADTLPGAGAEVIEPLSALAREKTGGNPFFLLQFLRTLNQDGLLVRAPEGPWSWNAEATRARGYSDNVVDFMAGKLRQLPLGTQHLLWLAACVGNSFPLQMLGFLSHLPEPSAVEQRLEPALREGLLVRASPEQYRFLHDRIQQAAHALVPEQERKAVHLRIGRWLLESLPPEAVRERLFDVVSHFSAGVELMESAEERLRVARLNAEAGRKAKDSTAFRSAVAYLTTAFQLLPADPWETEPGLAFKVQLDRATCEFMSGNAAEARRLVEELRPRARSRADTAAVYRLRSHLHVAAGEIPQAMACLVECLAQMDLPLSPRPTWEEVVAANEEVWALLGERPIEKLVDLPRMTDPDMEAVLSVLGSLTAPAYFTNHHLLIVIVCRMISLCIRHGNNASSAHGYAWYGVVLGPTFKRYREAHAFGQLAWAIVERYDLSAIRGRILYIQEVINNWTQPLPDNLELVRRGFHHSLQASEHQIASFCCSHIVSLRLTLGHDLEEVYLESVARLAFLRKTGFPDMQSVLLHMQRYVQQLRGLSPSFGSLNGEDFDEKSFEAGLTPARMSTMRCWYWLLKMQARFLSGAWTEAREAGARAAELTWSSLGQIQLLDFHLFRALTLAACYGKMAPEERPQALTALREHQQQLAEWASHQPATFRAPERMVSAELARITDREGEALRAYEEAHQSAQEHGFIQNVALASELAARFLYERKVPSLADTSARRAREAWLRWGARGKVKHLDSEWPHLAASLSPAEKATDTDSTQIDALTVVKAQQAISSEIVLERLAATLLRAAIENAGAQRGALLLPRGDTLCVVAIAGTSPEDAVPQPDESRLPWTLISYVRRTREHVLIGDASQPHPFSSDPWLEHGGARSVLCLPLLRQEDFRGVLYLENGLATNAFTPSRLTLLEHLASQAAISIENAQLYAEVQRAEAALRGANDELERRVEERTRELKQAQARLVDSARGAGMAEVAANVLHNVGNVLTSAVINLQTMVEAVTASRVGRVKQASTLLEKHADGLADFLTRDPRGTQLPAYLSTLGDELLREQKALQESMGAMGKHIEHIRAIVQIQQTYARNTLVLEECDLPRLIDDALSIQLPSLQRNGITLTRELPPLPRVRLDKHKVVQILVNLISNAKNAMLALPPRRRHLHVQLGVEGNRARIQLVDNGMGIAPELRERLFSQGFTTREGGHGLGLHSSALAAKMLGGTLSLESEGLGKGATATLELPLT is encoded by the coding sequence ATGTTGCATCTTCCTGGCTACACCCTTCGAGGGGCCATCAAGCCTACTAGCACCAACCTGCTCTTCCACGCGGTGCGCGATGCCGATGGCCTCCCCCTCATCCTCAAGACGCCCGTAGCCACCTTCCTGGGCCCACGAGAGTTCGAGCGCTACCGTCGTGAGTTCAGCATCCTCCAGCGGATCCGGGACGTGCGCGGGGTCACCCGCGTCCATGCCTGCGAGCGGTTCCAGGAGCGCCCGGTACTTCTGTTGGAGGCGGTGGAGGGCACTCCCCTGTCGGAGCTCACCGGCCGCCCCTTCGAGGTGGCCCGCGCCCTGGACCTGGCCCTCTCCCTGACCGCCACCCTGGCCGAGATCCACCGCCGCGGTGTCATCCACAAGGATCTCAAGCCCTCCAACATCATCGTCACCCCCTCGGGCGACACCTGGCTCATCGACTTCGGCACCGCCACCCTTCAGCTCGTCGAGCACGTGGATGCGGCCCCCGTCTCGCTCATCGAGGGCACCCTGGCCTACATGTCCCCCGAGCAGACGGGGCGCATGAACCGCCCGGTGGACTACCGCACCGACCTCTACTCGCTGGGTGTCACCCTCTACGAGCTGCTGACCGGCAGCCGCCCCTTTCACGGGCACGACGCCCTCGAGTGGTTCCATGCGCACATGGCGCAAGCGCCCCAGCCACCGCTGGAGCGGGTGCCGGAGCTGCCTCCCGTTCTCTCCGCCATCGTCCTCAAGCTGCTGGCCAAGGTCGCCGAGGAGCGCTACCAGAGCGCCGACGGACTCGTCGCGGATCTCGAGCGGTGCCGGGACAACCTGCGCCGGGGCGCGCACGAGGACTTTCCCCTCGGAGTGCACGACTACCCCATCCACTTCCAGCTCCCCCAACGCCTCTATGGGCGGGGTGCCGAGGCCGCGGCCCTGCGCCAGGGCCTCGAGCGCGTGGCGCGCAACGGACGGCCCGAGCTCCTCCTGGTCCACGGGTACTCCGGCAGCGGCAAATCCGCCCTGGTCAACGAGCTGCACAAGCCCGTGGTGCGCCAGCGCGGCTTCTTCCTCGGCGGCAAGTTCGAGCAGTTCCAGCAGGACATCCCCTACGCCACCCTGGCCCAGGCCATCCGCGGCCTGACGCAACAGCTGCTGGCGAGCACCGACGAGGAGCTGGCCCGCTGGAGCAAGCACCTGAACGAGGCCTGGGAGGGACAGGGCCAGGTGCTCGTGGACGTGATGCCCCGGCTCGGACTCGTCGTCGGCGAGCAGCCCCCGGTCCAGGAGCTGCCTCCCTCCGAGGCCCAGCACCGCTTCCACCGCGTCTTCCGCACGTTCCTCGGTGTCTTCGCCACGCCCGAGCACCCCCTCGTCCTCTTCATGGATGACCTCCAGTGGGCGGACCTGGCCAGCCTCCAGTTCCTCCATCACCTGCTCTGCCACCCGGAGACCCCCCCGGTCCTGCTCATCGGGGCCTACCGCGACAACGAGGTCGGCCCCGCCCACCCGTTGACGACGACCCTGGAGGGGATGCGCAAGGCCGGTGCGCGGGTGACCGCCCTCCAGCTCGGGCCGCTGAGCCTCGACGAGGTGCGGCAGCTCGTCGCCGACACGCTCCCCGGAGCAGGGGCGGAGGTCATCGAGCCGCTCTCGGCATTGGCTCGCGAGAAGACCGGAGGCAACCCCTTCTTCCTCTTGCAGTTCCTGCGGACGCTCAACCAGGACGGGCTCCTGGTCCGCGCCCCCGAAGGCCCCTGGTCCTGGAACGCCGAGGCCACCCGGGCCCGGGGCTACTCCGACAACGTCGTCGACTTCATGGCCGGCAAGCTGCGCCAGCTGCCCCTGGGCACCCAGCACCTGCTGTGGCTCGCGGCCTGTGTCGGCAACTCGTTCCCGCTCCAGATGCTCGGCTTCCTCTCCCACCTGCCGGAGCCCTCCGCGGTGGAACAGCGTCTGGAGCCCGCGCTCCGGGAAGGCCTGCTGGTGCGTGCCAGTCCGGAGCAGTACCGCTTCCTCCACGACCGCATCCAGCAGGCGGCGCACGCCCTCGTCCCCGAGCAGGAGCGCAAGGCCGTCCACCTGCGCATCGGCCGGTGGCTGTTGGAGAGCCTGCCGCCGGAAGCGGTGCGGGAGAGGCTCTTCGACGTCGTGAGCCATTTCAGCGCCGGAGTGGAGCTGATGGAGAGCGCCGAGGAGCGGCTGCGCGTGGCGCGCCTGAACGCCGAGGCCGGACGCAAGGCCAAGGACTCCACCGCGTTCCGCTCCGCCGTCGCCTATCTCACCACGGCCTTCCAGCTGCTCCCGGCAGACCCCTGGGAGACCGAGCCCGGCCTGGCCTTCAAAGTCCAGCTCGACCGGGCCACCTGCGAGTTCATGAGCGGGAACGCCGCCGAGGCACGTCGGCTGGTGGAGGAGCTCCGGCCCCGGGCCCGCTCCCGCGCGGACACGGCGGCCGTCTACCGCTTGAGGAGCCACCTCCACGTCGCCGCCGGTGAGATCCCCCAGGCCATGGCCTGCCTCGTGGAGTGCCTCGCCCAGATGGACCTGCCCCTCTCCCCGCGCCCGACCTGGGAGGAGGTCGTGGCCGCCAACGAGGAGGTGTGGGCCCTGCTGGGAGAGCGCCCCATCGAGAAGCTCGTCGACCTGCCGCGCATGACGGATCCGGACATGGAGGCGGTGCTCAGCGTGCTCGGCTCCCTGACCGCGCCCGCGTACTTCACCAACCACCACCTGCTCATCGTCATCGTGTGCCGGATGATTTCCCTGTGCATCCGCCACGGCAACAACGCCTCGTCCGCGCACGGGTATGCCTGGTACGGCGTGGTGCTGGGCCCCACCTTCAAGCGGTACCGGGAAGCCCATGCCTTCGGCCAGCTCGCCTGGGCCATCGTCGAGCGCTACGACCTGTCCGCCATCCGCGGCAGGATCCTCTACATCCAGGAGGTCATCAACAACTGGACCCAGCCCCTCCCAGACAACCTGGAGCTGGTGCGCCGGGGCTTCCACCACTCGCTCCAGGCCAGTGAGCACCAGATCGCGAGCTTCTGCTGCAGCCACATCGTCTCGCTCCGGCTCACCCTGGGGCACGACCTGGAGGAGGTCTACCTGGAGTCGGTTGCGCGGCTGGCCTTCCTGCGCAAGACGGGCTTCCCGGACATGCAGTCCGTCCTGCTCCACATGCAGCGCTACGTGCAGCAGCTGCGCGGCCTCTCCCCGTCCTTCGGCTCGCTCAATGGGGAGGACTTCGACGAGAAGTCCTTCGAGGCCGGGCTGACTCCCGCCCGGATGAGCACCATGCGGTGCTGGTATTGGCTCCTCAAGATGCAGGCGCGCTTCCTGAGTGGCGCCTGGACCGAGGCGCGCGAGGCGGGGGCCCGGGCCGCCGAGCTGACCTGGTCCTCGCTCGGGCAGATCCAGCTCCTGGACTTCCACCTCTTCCGCGCCCTGACCCTGGCGGCCTGCTACGGGAAGATGGCACCCGAGGAACGGCCCCAGGCCCTGACGGCCCTCCGCGAGCACCAGCAACAGCTCGCCGAATGGGCCAGCCACCAGCCCGCGACCTTCCGCGCCCCCGAGCGGATGGTGTCCGCGGAGCTGGCCCGCATCACGGACCGGGAAGGCGAGGCCCTGCGCGCCTACGAGGAAGCGCACCAGTCCGCCCAGGAGCACGGCTTCATCCAGAACGTCGCCCTGGCCAGCGAACTCGCCGCCCGTTTCTTGTACGAGCGGAAGGTGCCGAGCCTCGCCGACACCTCCGCCCGCAGGGCCCGGGAGGCCTGGCTGCGCTGGGGCGCCAGGGGCAAGGTGAAGCACCTGGACTCCGAGTGGCCCCACCTGGCCGCCTCCCTGTCACCCGCGGAGAAGGCCACCGATACGGACTCCACGCAGATCGACGCGCTCACCGTGGTCAAGGCCCAGCAGGCCATCTCCAGCGAGATCGTCCTCGAGCGGCTGGCGGCCACGCTGCTGCGCGCCGCCATCGAGAACGCCGGGGCCCAGCGCGGCGCCCTGTTGCTGCCTCGCGGCGACACGCTCTGCGTGGTCGCCATCGCGGGCACTTCGCCAGAGGACGCCGTCCCCCAGCCCGACGAGTCCCGGCTGCCCTGGACGCTCATCTCCTACGTCAGGAGGACCCGCGAGCACGTGCTCATCGGCGATGCCTCCCAGCCCCATCCCTTCTCGTCCGATCCCTGGCTTGAGCACGGCGGCGCCCGCTCCGTGCTCTGCCTGCCCCTGCTGCGCCAGGAGGACTTCCGCGGCGTGCTGTACCTGGAGAACGGACTGGCCACCAACGCCTTCACCCCCTCCCGCCTCACCCTGCTCGAACACCTCGCCTCCCAGGCCGCCATCTCCATCGAGAACGCCCAGCTCTACGCCGAGGTCCAGCGGGCGGAGGCCGCGCTGCGCGGTGCCAATGACGAGCTGGAGCGGCGGGTGGAGGAGCGCACGCGCGAGCTCAAGCAGGCCCAGGCCCGCCTGGTGGACTCCGCGCGCGGGGCCGGCATGGCCGAAGTCGCCGCCAACGTGCTGCACAACGTCGGCAACGTCCTCACCAGTGCCGTCATCAACCTCCAGACCATGGTCGAGGCGGTGACTGCCTCGCGCGTGGGCCGGGTCAAGCAGGCCAGCACCCTCCTCGAGAAGCACGCCGATGGGCTGGCGGACTTCCTCACCCGCGATCCGCGCGGAACCCAGCTGCCGGCCTATCTCTCCACGCTCGGCGACGAGCTGCTCCGTGAGCAGAAGGCGCTCCAGGAGAGCATGGGCGCCATGGGCAAGCACATCGAGCACATCCGCGCCATCGTCCAGATCCAGCAGACCTATGCGCGCAACACGCTCGTCCTCGAGGAGTGCGATCTCCCACGGCTCATCGACGATGCCCTGAGCATCCAGCTGCCCTCCCTCCAACGCAACGGCATCACCCTCACCCGGGAACTCCCGCCCCTGCCCAGGGTGCGGCTCGACAAGCACAAGGTGGTGCAGATCCTCGTCAATCTCATCAGCAACGCCAAGAACGCCATGCTCGCCCTCCCCCCGCGGCGGCGCCACCTGCACGTCCAGCTCGGGGTAGAGGGCAACAGGGCCCGGATCCAGCTCGTGGACAACGGCATGGGCATCGCTCCGGAGCTGCGCGAGCGGCTCTTCTCCCAGGGCTTCACGACCCGGGAGGGGGGACATGGCCTGGGCCTGCACTCCAGCGCGCTCGCGGCGAAGATGCTCGGAGGCACCCTCTCCCTAGAAAGCGAGGGGCTGGGCAAGGGAGCCACGGCCACCCTCGAGCTGCCCCTCACATAA
- a CDS encoding carboxymuconolactone decarboxylase family protein, producing MNEIKRLVWHEVAPKGAQALFGVHHYVATGTNLPEEMIHLVFLRVSQINGCAHCIDLHTRDLLKTMPVDKVALVPVWAEVPHLFPPQYRAALAWAEEVTRVSETHASDEAYAAAAAAFEPKDLVDLTIAIAAMNAFNRLGAPFRMPVKAQP from the coding sequence ATGAACGAGATCAAGAGGCTGGTCTGGCACGAAGTGGCGCCGAAAGGAGCGCAGGCGCTGTTCGGTGTGCATCATTATGTCGCCACCGGCACCAACCTGCCGGAGGAAATGATCCATCTGGTGTTCCTGCGGGTGTCCCAGATTAACGGCTGCGCGCATTGCATCGATCTGCACACGCGCGACCTGCTCAAGACCATGCCAGTGGACAAGGTGGCGCTCGTACCGGTTTGGGCTGAAGTGCCGCACTTGTTCCCACCGCAGTATCGCGCGGCGCTCGCATGGGCGGAAGAAGTGACGCGAGTCAGCGAAACTCATGCCTCCGACGAAGCCTATGCCGCGGCAGCCGCTGCGTTCGAGCCGAAGGATCTCGTCGATCTCACGATCGCGATCGCCGCGATGAACGCCTTCAACCGGCTCGGCGCGCCCTTTCGGATGCCGGTCAAGGCACAGCCTTAA
- a CDS encoding sigma-70 family RNA polymerase sigma factor: MTRSESEKVASQAPQQTPRLSDFQRERKRLVRLAYRMLGSFSEAEDVVQDAWLKWEQVEGGVNAPAAYLTRIVTRLCLDQLKSARARRETYVGPWLPDPLMGSTDPDEAIADDITVTLMLAMERLSPLERAAFLLHDVFDVALNDVAVTLSREPAAVRQLASRARKHVQAARPRFSVEAAEANRMTQAFFVAARDGDIAALASLLANEVEIHTDGGGKVLAFRNIIRGLDRALRLFAGLRRKNATSPTLLHTSVIDGLPGYISIDRGVVQTTALDIRDGRIAAIYIVRNPDKLRHLGKPIQEHPLA; the protein is encoded by the coding sequence GTGACGAGGAGCGAGAGCGAGAAGGTGGCGAGCCAAGCGCCGCAGCAGACCCCGCGCCTTTCGGACTTTCAACGAGAACGTAAGCGGCTGGTACGCCTGGCGTACCGTATGCTCGGGTCGTTCAGCGAAGCCGAGGATGTCGTGCAGGATGCCTGGCTCAAATGGGAGCAAGTCGAAGGCGGCGTCAATGCCCCGGCGGCCTATCTGACGCGCATCGTCACGCGCCTGTGCCTCGATCAGCTGAAATCGGCACGCGCGCGCCGGGAAACTTATGTCGGGCCGTGGCTACCGGACCCGCTGATGGGCTCGACTGACCCCGATGAGGCCATCGCCGACGACATCACGGTCACGCTGATGCTCGCGATGGAGCGCTTGTCGCCGCTGGAACGGGCGGCGTTCCTGCTCCACGACGTGTTCGACGTTGCACTGAATGACGTCGCCGTGACGCTCAGCCGGGAGCCTGCGGCGGTTCGCCAGTTGGCTTCGCGCGCGCGCAAGCATGTGCAGGCCGCCCGGCCGCGCTTTAGCGTCGAAGCGGCAGAGGCGAACCGCATGACGCAAGCCTTCTTCGTTGCCGCGCGCGACGGTGACATCGCAGCGCTCGCCTCGCTGTTGGCGAATGAGGTCGAGATCCACACCGATGGCGGAGGTAAGGTCTTGGCCTTCCGCAACATCATCCGCGGTCTCGATCGTGCGCTGCGCCTGTTCGCCGGGCTTCGGCGCAAGAACGCGACGTCGCCCACATTGCTGCATACCTCCGTCATTGATGGCTTGCCGGGCTACATCAGTATCGACCGCGGTGTCGTGCAGACAACCGCGCTCGATATTCGTGACGGAAGGATCGCGGCGATCTACATCGTCCGGAACCCCGATAAGCTAAGGCATCTGGGGAAGCCGATCCAAGAGCATCCATTGGCCTGA
- a CDS encoding YbaY family lipoprotein produces MNRRIAVLAGCIAALTLAACAASTPPATPAPPPAPPPTGAQAEIQAETRVTGSVFYRERIALTPDAVLQVDVVESASPGGTETVVGTQTIQSPGQVPIAFSVAVPSDRIRPDATYTLRARITDAGRAYGTPTPIPVLTQGHPSQDVQVLVRIGG; encoded by the coding sequence ATGAATCGCCGAATCGCCGTGCTCGCAGGATGCATCGCCGCGCTCACCCTGGCCGCATGTGCCGCCTCGACGCCGCCGGCCACGCCCGCACCGCCGCCCGCTCCGCCTCCCACCGGGGCCCAGGCCGAAATCCAGGCGGAGACCCGCGTGACGGGGAGCGTGTTCTATCGCGAGCGCATTGCCCTCACGCCGGACGCCGTCCTCCAGGTGGACGTGGTGGAGTCCGCGTCCCCGGGAGGCACGGAGACGGTGGTCGGAACGCAGACGATCCAGAGCCCCGGCCAGGTGCCCATCGCCTTCTCGGTGGCGGTGCCCTCGGACCGCATCCGCCCCGACGCGACGTACACCCTGCGGGCGCGCATCACGGACGCCGGGCGGGCCTACGGCACGCCCACGCCCATTCCCGTCCTCACCCAGGGCCACCCGAGCCAGGACGTGCAGGTCCTCGTGCGCATCGGCGGTTGA
- a CDS encoding class I SAM-dependent methyltransferase, which produces MGDELVDIWGQYRAGGLEAAARARAFSPEALLYLAMLAFADERYAQAATFAQDASRASPEDLLPRAAAAHLARVAREGKSNVYVSAEGFGAFIRGGGNVPLYRETSAALVRFHPSEPFDLLDIGVGDGLALLPALTPAVRRVTLVEPAAALLENTTRALSARGVAFETFSGVLQAFTAEPGMQSRRWAVAQATFSLHNLPPPARPAMLRWLRSHCEVLLLAEFDAPRMDEPLKPELVRHVLTRYRAGLAEYVGASYEAVSQGFLMPVMFGYVDRGATRTTFENPMADWEQLMREAGFGRVDRQQLYPYWWAPACLLVARSR; this is translated from the coding sequence ATGGGTGATGAACTCGTCGATATCTGGGGCCAGTACCGAGCCGGGGGACTCGAGGCCGCCGCTCGCGCGAGAGCTTTCTCACCCGAGGCGCTCCTCTACCTGGCGATGCTGGCCTTCGCGGATGAGCGCTATGCGCAGGCGGCCACCTTCGCGCAAGACGCATCGCGGGCCTCGCCGGAGGATCTGCTGCCTCGCGCGGCCGCGGCCCACCTCGCGCGGGTGGCTCGGGAGGGCAAGAGCAACGTCTATGTGTCGGCGGAGGGCTTCGGTGCCTTCATTCGCGGGGGCGGCAACGTGCCGCTGTACCGGGAGACGAGCGCCGCCCTGGTGCGCTTCCATCCCAGCGAACCATTCGACCTGCTCGACATCGGCGTCGGCGACGGACTGGCGCTGCTGCCCGCGCTGACGCCCGCGGTGCGGCGGGTGACCCTGGTGGAGCCCGCGGCTGCGCTGCTCGAGAACACGACCCGGGCGCTCTCCGCGCGAGGGGTGGCCTTCGAGACCTTCTCCGGGGTGTTACAGGCGTTCACCGCCGAGCCCGGCATGCAGTCGCGGCGATGGGCCGTGGCGCAGGCCACCTTCAGCCTGCACAACCTGCCTCCGCCTGCTCGGCCCGCGATGCTGCGCTGGCTGCGCTCACACTGCGAAGTGCTGTTGCTGGCCGAGTTCGATGCTCCGCGCATGGACGAGCCACTGAAACCCGAGCTGGTGAGGCATGTCCTCACCCGCTACCGGGCGGGGCTCGCCGAGTACGTGGGCGCCAGCTACGAGGCCGTCTCCCAGGGCTTCCTGATGCCGGTGATGTTCGGCTACGTGGATCGCGGCGCCACCCGCACCACCTTCGAGAACCCGATGGCCGATTGGGAGCAGTTGATGCGCGAGGCGGGCTTCGGACGAGTCGATCGCCAACAGCTCTACCCTTACTGGTGGGCACCGGCCTGCCTGCTGGTGGCGCGCTCGCGGTAG